In a single window of the Sediminicoccus sp. KRV36 genome:
- the addB gene encoding double-strand break repair protein AddB: protein MKLFAISPDQAFLPALARGVLARLGTGGELAAATILLPTRRAARALQTAFLRESAAPALLLPRMRALAGLSTEDADELALPALLRLPPAVDALRRQAVLAGLASKLPRERGGPASAEHAWALGQELGRLLDEIALEEAETLPDDPALLGHRWLERLEALAPESLAVHWQITTTFLRAIVIEWQGWLTDQGLLDLGVRRVLALRAQRVAWEDAPPDSGVIAAGIGMGGTVPAAADLLRVIATRLPQGFVVLPGEDAATAALPWEALREAPTHPYAGQRAMLDRMGATMADALPWVEAPPGRLAALLGTALLPAGHLAPWQSPPGQNQTGQNPDAWAAPLAGLSRIEAGDAQHEAAAIALTLRGALETPGARAALVTPDRDLARRVAAELPRHGILADDSAGQPLSDTPPGAFLRLIAQLAAGECGPVALLSVLKHPLCAGGMERGDWLSATQALERAILRGPSPGPGLAGLRAALAGLRDAEPRLAALLDALEAALGPFTALPRSPLRPAADLLAEHLAAAEALASTPALPGGLRLYAQAEGEALARHLAALAPAMAEFPALSPADWPGLFDAALAQGSTRAARISRGRSDATHPQVEILGLLEARLLDFDLVVLGALDETIWPQASDPGPWMSRPMRREFGLPSPELRIGRVAADFLLTASASCRAVLSRAARRGGSPAVPARWLTRLDVFLRGQNGLALTAEPCAEWARLLDLPAEIRPCARPAPRPPRDARPERITVSDVATLIADPYAFYAQRILKLRRLDPLEQEPGAPDYGNLIHAAIHRFLNALPQAWPGEDAARPLWDAAARRALDEAALRPAVAALWAPRLARIGGFIRGLEAQQRNGLLATWPELKASVTVKRPGGSITLQARADRVDRRLDGTLRILDYKTGTVPSKRDVEAGTAPQLPLEAWLAEQGGFQGVPPGPVAALEYWRLTGADQPGEVRALALDIPAAIAEAEAALHRLADRFLLGDGAFPAHPHPRRRAGLDYQHLARMAEWSAEAEGEA from the coding sequence GTGAAGCTGTTTGCCATCAGCCCCGACCAGGCCTTCCTGCCGGCGCTGGCGCGGGGTGTGCTGGCGCGGCTGGGCACCGGGGGGGAATTGGCCGCCGCCACCATCCTGCTGCCCACCCGCCGTGCCGCCCGCGCCCTGCAAACCGCCTTCCTGCGCGAATCCGCGGCACCCGCGCTGCTGCTGCCCCGCATGCGCGCTTTGGCCGGCCTCTCGACCGAGGATGCCGACGAGCTGGCGCTGCCCGCCCTGCTGCGCCTGCCGCCGGCGGTGGATGCGCTGCGCCGCCAGGCCGTGCTGGCGGGCCTGGCCAGCAAGCTCCCGCGGGAGCGTGGCGGCCCCGCCAGCGCCGAACACGCCTGGGCGCTGGGCCAGGAGCTGGGCAGGCTGCTCGACGAAATCGCCCTGGAGGAGGCCGAAACCCTGCCGGATGACCCGGCCCTGCTCGGCCATCGCTGGCTGGAGCGGCTGGAGGCGCTGGCGCCGGAATCGCTCGCGGTGCATTGGCAGATCACCACCACCTTCCTGCGCGCCATCGTCATCGAATGGCAGGGCTGGCTGACCGATCAGGGGCTGCTCGATCTCGGCGTGCGGCGCGTGCTGGCGCTGCGCGCGCAGCGTGTGGCCTGGGAGGATGCGCCCCCTGACAGCGGCGTGATCGCCGCCGGCATCGGCATGGGCGGCACCGTGCCCGCCGCGGCCGACCTGCTGCGCGTCATCGCGACACGGCTGCCACAGGGTTTCGTCGTGCTGCCCGGCGAGGATGCGGCGACGGCCGCCCTGCCCTGGGAGGCGCTGCGCGAGGCGCCCACCCACCCCTATGCCGGCCAGCGCGCCATGCTGGACCGCATGGGCGCCACCATGGCCGATGCCTTGCCCTGGGTGGAGGCTCCCCCTGGCCGATTGGCGGCGCTGCTGGGCACCGCCCTGCTGCCCGCCGGGCATCTGGCGCCTTGGCAAAGCCCACCTGGGCAAAACCAGACTGGGCAAAACCCCGACGCCTGGGCCGCGCCACTGGCCGGGCTCAGCCGCATCGAGGCGGGTGACGCGCAGCATGAGGCAGCCGCCATCGCGCTCACCTTGCGGGGCGCGCTGGAAACCCCCGGCGCGCGGGCCGCGCTGGTAACGCCGGATCGGGACCTCGCGCGCCGCGTCGCCGCCGAATTGCCGCGCCACGGCATCCTGGCCGATGACAGCGCGGGCCAGCCGCTGTCCGACACGCCACCCGGCGCTTTCCTGCGCCTGATCGCGCAGCTCGCGGCGGGGGAATGCGGGCCGGTGGCGCTGCTCTCCGTGCTCAAGCACCCGCTTTGTGCGGGGGGGATGGAGCGGGGCGATTGGCTCTCCGCCACCCAGGCGCTGGAACGCGCCATCCTGCGTGGGCCTTCGCCCGGCCCGGGCCTTGCCGGGCTGCGCGCGGCGCTGGCCGGGCTCAGGGATGCCGAACCGCGCCTGGCCGCCTTGCTCGATGCGCTGGAGGCGGCGCTCGGCCCCTTCACCGCCCTGCCGCGCAGCCCGCTGCGCCCGGCGGCTGACCTGCTGGCCGAGCATCTGGCCGCTGCCGAGGCACTCGCCAGCACGCCCGCCCTGCCCGGCGGCCTGCGGCTTTATGCCCAGGCGGAGGGCGAGGCCCTGGCGCGGCACCTGGCCGCCCTCGCCCCGGCCATGGCGGAGTTTCCGGCCCTGTCGCCGGCGGATTGGCCGGGATTGTTTGACGCAGCCCTCGCCCAGGGCAGCACGCGGGCCGCGCGCATCTCCCGCGGGCGCAGCGATGCGACGCATCCCCAGGTGGAAATCCTTGGACTGCTGGAAGCCCGGCTGCTGGATTTCGACCTGGTGGTGCTGGGCGCGCTGGATGAAACCATCTGGCCCCAGGCGAGCGACCCCGGCCCCTGGATGAGCCGGCCCATGCGGCGGGAATTCGGCCTGCCCTCGCCGGAATTGCGCATTGGCCGGGTGGCGGCGGATTTCTTGCTGACGGCTTCCGCCTCATGCCGGGCGGTGCTGTCCCGCGCCGCGCGGCGCGGCGGCAGCCCCGCCGTGCCGGCGCGCTGGCTGACGCGGCTGGATGTTTTTCTGCGAGGCCAGAACGGCCTGGCCCTGACGGCCGAGCCCTGCGCCGAATGGGCGCGGCTGCTGGACCTGCCGGCCGAAATCCGCCCCTGCGCCCGCCCCGCGCCCCGCCCCCCGCGCGATGCCCGGCCCGAGCGCATCACGGTCAGCGATGTCGCGACCCTGATCGCCGACCCCTATGCCTTCTACGCCCAGCGCATCCTGAAGCTCCGCCGCCTCGATCCGCTGGAGCAGGAGCCGGGCGCACCGGATTACGGCAACCTGATCCATGCCGCGATTCATCGCTTTCTCAACGCCCTCCCGCAGGCCTGGCCGGGCGAGGATGCCGCGCGGCCGCTTTGGGACGCGGCCGCGCGGCGCGCGCTGGATGAGGCCGCGTTGCGCCCGGCGGTGGCCGCCCTCTGGGCGCCGCGCCTGGCGCGGATCGGCGGCTTCATCCGCGGGCTGGAGGCGCAGCAGCGGAATGGGCTGCTGGCCACCTGGCCCGAATTGAAGGCGAGCGTCACGGTGAAGCGCCCGGGCGGCAGCATCACGCTGCAGGCGCGGGCAGATCGCGTGGATCGGCGTCTGGACGGCACGCTGCGCATCCTGGACTACAAGACCGGTACCGTCCCCTCGAAGCGGGATGTGGAGGCCGGCACCGCGCCGCAATTGCCGCTGGAAGCCTGGCTGGCCGAGCAGGGCGGCTTCCAGGGCGTGCCGCCCGGGCCGGTCGCCGCGCTGGAGTATTGGCGCCTGACGGGCGCGGATCAGCCGGGCGAGGTGCGTGCCCTCGCCCTCGACATCCCGGCCGCCATCGCCGAGGCGGAAGCCGCGCTGCATCGCCTCGCGGATCGCTTCCTGCTGGGCGATGGCGCCTTTCCCGCGCATCCACATCCCCGCCGCCGCGCCGGGTTGGATTATCAGCATCTCGCGCGCATGGCCGAATGGTCGGCCGAGGCGGAGGGCGAGGCATGA
- the addA gene encoding double-strand break repair helicase AddA encodes MTAPDDPKGLNRPHSNADDPKGLNRSRSNADDPKGLNRPRSNADDPKGLERPRDIAQASQSRASDPVVSAFVTASAGSGKTKLLTDRLLRLMLGGARPERLLCLTFTKAAAAEMATRLNARLGHWAVAAQPALEAELRALLGHAPGAAEIARARAGFAAVLELPGGMRIATLHGFAQSLLRGFPLEAGLPPGFAVLEELDATAELAAAREVELLVSPALERLAALSNAAGLGTLMGQLRRAEPMLQAGLAALGGLPMLLAEIAQRLGLDPQADEAELRRDAANPPAAKELARAAAMLLLGSEKTDAPRGQAMRDWLALDEAGRDARLEDWEAAFLTEKGTLRKNFATRQTGANQGFIQTICDQEGERLLAARAQAEALALLRATEAALVLGIPVLRRFAAAKQRMGRLDYDDLIQAAKKLLENPGAAWVLFKLDGGLDHVLLDEAQDSNPEQWGIARALTGEFFAGQGTRENAPPRTIFAVGDVKQSIYGFQGADAGGLPRAEREFRRAIAAAGQEFRAVPLEVSFRSAPPILALVDAVFAEGPARQGVVAEGQSLRHLPDRAGAAGLVELWPLQSQEKPEDPPAWAVPETPMAEAGADARLAAALAAKIQHMIAHGRLDARCEEDPTRGRPIRAGDILVLVRRRNAFLGQLVRALKERGVPVGGVDRMVLIEQIAVQDVLATLDAILLPQDELQLAAALKSPIFGLDEEALFALAHDRPGTLHARLMAERGAETLLGRAADLFAALTARADHVPAHALIAEILGERGGRARLLARLGPDAADPLDELLTAAMAHERAHAASLQGFLHWLRRSSATVKREAETSADMVRVMTVHGAKGLQSPIVILPDTTATPAQSAGLRWTEEELPLWAPRKTGFLAPAYADADAQQAEREAEETNRLLYVALTRAEDRLLICGWHGSKAPAAGCWYEKIAAGFARLEGASAQDFTPGDWGGDAAGFAAGPLLCLASAQSDPRRPEPRPMAEAAASLPAWARIPAATILAPGIATPSHMEDEESELPAAAPHAPGDPLGARFRRGNLIHALLQSLPDLPEDQRPAIGRGFLARPGHGLDAAQQADILEEALAVMAHPAIAAAFGPDSLAEAPLAGRIGGDAAGGGGPGGRLILGQVDRLLITDQRITLLDFKTNRPPPSRVEDAPRAYLRQMAAYRAVLRLAFPGRPVDCALVWTYGARVMPLPAELLDAHAPPEGGA; translated from the coding sequence ATGACCGCGCCCGATGACCCGAAGGGGCTGAATCGGCCGCACAGCAACGCCGATGACCCGAAGGGGCTGAATCGGTCGCGCAGCAACGCCGATGACCCGAAGGGTCTGAATCGGCCGCGCAGCAACGCCGATGATCCGAAGGGGCTGGAGCGGCCGCGTGACATTGCGCAGGCAAGCCAATCCCGCGCGTCCGATCCCGTGGTCTCGGCCTTCGTCACCGCCTCGGCAGGTTCGGGCAAGACCAAGCTGCTGACGGACCGCCTGCTGCGCCTGATGCTGGGCGGGGCACGGCCCGAGCGGCTGCTCTGCCTCACCTTCACCAAGGCGGCGGCGGCCGAGATGGCGACGCGGCTGAATGCCCGGCTGGGGCATTGGGCCGTGGCCGCGCAGCCCGCGCTGGAGGCGGAGCTGCGGGCCCTGCTCGGCCATGCGCCCGGGGCCGCGGAAATCGCCCGCGCCCGGGCCGGCTTCGCCGCCGTGCTGGAATTGCCCGGCGGCATGCGGATCGCCACCCTGCACGGCTTCGCGCAATCCCTGCTGCGCGGCTTCCCGCTCGAAGCCGGCCTGCCGCCCGGTTTCGCCGTGCTGGAGGAGCTGGACGCCACCGCCGAACTTGCCGCCGCGCGGGAGGTGGAGCTGTTGGTCAGCCCGGCGCTGGAGCGCCTGGCCGCGCTCAGCAACGCGGCCGGGCTGGGCACGCTGATGGGCCAGCTGCGCCGGGCTGAGCCGATGCTCCAGGCCGGGCTTGCCGCCCTGGGCGGCCTGCCCATGCTGCTGGCCGAGATCGCGCAGCGCCTCGGGCTGGACCCGCAGGCGGATGAGGCCGAGCTGCGGCGCGATGCCGCCAACCCGCCTGCGGCAAAGGAGCTGGCCCGCGCGGCCGCCATGCTTTTGCTGGGCAGCGAGAAAACCGACGCCCCGCGCGGCCAGGCGATGCGCGACTGGCTCGCGCTGGACGAGGCCGGGCGTGACGCGCGGCTGGAGGATTGGGAGGCCGCCTTCCTCACCGAGAAAGGCACCCTCCGCAAGAATTTCGCCACCCGGCAGACCGGGGCGAACCAGGGCTTCATCCAGACCATTTGCGACCAGGAGGGCGAGCGCCTCCTCGCCGCCCGCGCCCAGGCCGAGGCGCTCGCTTTGCTGCGCGCCACCGAGGCCGCGCTGGTGCTGGGCATCCCCGTGCTGCGCCGCTTCGCCGCCGCCAAGCAGCGCATGGGCCGGCTTGATTATGACGACCTGATCCAGGCGGCGAAGAAGCTGCTGGAAAACCCCGGTGCGGCCTGGGTGCTGTTCAAGCTGGATGGCGGCCTCGATCACGTCCTGCTGGACGAAGCGCAGGACAGCAACCCCGAACAATGGGGCATTGCCCGCGCCCTGACCGGGGAGTTCTTCGCCGGCCAGGGCACGCGCGAAAATGCGCCGCCGCGTACCATTTTCGCGGTGGGTGATGTGAAGCAATCCATCTACGGATTCCAGGGCGCCGATGCCGGCGGCCTGCCCCGCGCCGAGCGGGAGTTCCGCCGCGCCATCGCCGCCGCCGGCCAGGAATTCCGCGCCGTGCCGCTGGAGGTGTCCTTCCGCTCGGCGCCACCCATCCTGGCCCTGGTGGATGCGGTCTTCGCCGAGGGGCCGGCCCGGCAGGGCGTGGTGGCCGAGGGGCAAAGCCTGCGCCATCTGCCCGATCGCGCGGGGGCGGCCGGCCTGGTCGAGCTCTGGCCGCTGCAATCTCAGGAGAAGCCCGAGGACCCGCCCGCCTGGGCCGTGCCCGAAACCCCCATGGCCGAAGCCGGCGCCGATGCGCGCCTGGCCGCCGCACTGGCCGCGAAGATCCAGCACATGATCGCGCATGGGCGGCTCGATGCGCGCTGCGAGGAAGACCCCACGCGTGGCCGCCCGATCCGCGCCGGGGATATCCTGGTGCTGGTGCGCCGGCGCAACGCCTTCCTCGGCCAGCTGGTGCGCGCCTTGAAGGAACGCGGCGTGCCGGTGGGCGGCGTGGACCGCATGGTGCTGATCGAGCAGATCGCCGTGCAGGATGTGCTGGCGACACTGGACGCCATCCTGCTGCCGCAGGATGAGCTGCAACTCGCCGCCGCGCTGAAATCGCCGATCTTCGGGCTGGATGAGGAGGCGCTTTTCGCCCTGGCGCATGACCGACCCGGTACGCTGCATGCGCGCCTGATGGCCGAGCGTGGGGCGGAAACACTCCTCGGCCGCGCCGCCGATCTCTTTGCCGCGCTGACCGCCCGCGCCGACCATGTGCCCGCCCATGCGCTGATCGCCGAGATCCTCGGCGAACGTGGCGGCCGCGCCCGGCTGCTGGCGCGCCTCGGCCCCGACGCGGCGGACCCGCTGGATGAATTGCTGACGGCCGCCATGGCGCATGAGCGTGCGCATGCGGCCTCGCTCCAGGGCTTCCTGCACTGGCTGCGGCGTTCCAGCGCCACGGTGAAGCGCGAGGCCGAGACCAGCGCCGACATGGTGCGGGTGATGACGGTGCATGGCGCCAAGGGCCTGCAATCGCCCATCGTCATCCTGCCCGACACCACCGCGACCCCGGCGCAATCCGCCGGGCTGCGCTGGACGGAGGAGGAGCTTCCGCTCTGGGCGCCGCGCAAGACGGGCTTCCTGGCGCCCGCCTATGCCGATGCGGATGCGCAGCAGGCCGAGCGTGAGGCCGAGGAAACCAATCGCCTGCTCTACGTGGCGCTGACCCGGGCCGAGGACCGGCTGCTGATTTGCGGCTGGCATGGCAGCAAGGCACCCGCCGCGGGCTGCTGGTATGAGAAGATCGCGGCCGGCTTCGCGCGGCTGGAAGGGGCGAGCGCGCAGGATTTCACGCCGGGCGACTGGGGCGGCGATGCCGCCGGCTTCGCCGCCGGGCCGCTGCTGTGCCTGGCCTCGGCCCAGAGCGATCCGCGCCGGCCCGAGCCGCGGCCCATGGCCGAGGCCGCCGCCTCGCTGCCGGCCTGGGCCCGCATCCCCGCCGCCACGATCTTGGCGCCGGGCATCGCCACCCCTTCCCATATGGAGGATGAGGAATCGGAGCTTCCGGCCGCCGCACCCCATGCGCCGGGCGATCCGCTGGGGGCGCGCTTCCGGCGCGGCAACCTGATCCATGCCCTGCTGCAATCCCTGCCGGATCTGCCGGAGGATCAGCGCCCCGCCATAGGGCGTGGCTTCCTGGCCCGGCCCGGCCATGGGCTGGATGCGGCGCAACAGGCGGATATCCTGGAGGAGGCGCTGGCGGTCATGGCGCATCCGGCCATTGCCGCCGCCTTCGGGCCAGACAGCCTCGCCGAGGCGCCGCTGGCCGGGCGGATCGGCGGGGATGCAGCAGGCGGGGGCGGGCCTGGCGGACGGCTGATCCTCGGCCAGGTGGACCGGCTGCTGATCACCGATCAGCGCATCACCCTGCTGGATTTCAAGACGAATCGCCCGCCCCCGTCCCGCGTGGAAGACGCGCCCCGCGCCTATCTGCGCCAGATGGCCGCCTATCGCGCCGTGCTGCGCCTGGCCTTTCCGGGGCGCCCTGTGGATTGCGCGCTGGTCTGGACCTATGGCGCCCGGGTCATGCCGCTGCCGGCCGAATTGCTGGACGCCCATGCCCCGCCCGAGGGGGGCGCTTGA
- the trxA gene encoding thioredoxin TrxA: MSDVTKAVTDDSFQTDVLDAKGAVLVDFWAEWCGPCRMVAPILDEIATEYKGKLTVAKVNIDDNPMTPNTYSVRGIPTMILFQDGKPVDTKVGAMPKGQMKDWIASKLA; this comes from the coding sequence ATGAGTGACGTGACCAAGGCCGTGACCGATGACAGCTTCCAGACCGATGTGCTGGACGCGAAGGGCGCCGTGCTCGTGGATTTCTGGGCCGAATGGTGCGGCCCCTGCCGCATGGTGGCGCCCATCCTCGATGAGATCGCCACGGAATACAAAGGCAAGCTGACCGTGGCGAAGGTCAATATCGACGACAACCCGATGACGCCGAACACCTATTCCGTACGCGGCATCCCGACGATGATCCTGTTCCAGGACGGCAAGCCCGTGGATACCAAGGTCGGCGCCATGCCGAAGGGCCAGATGAAGGACTGGATCGCCTCCAAGCTCGCCTGA
- a CDS encoding glycosyltransferase, with the protein MSGTGIPVVNATIYQDNPYHGLLHAGLAGRYDAIRGTVEDAFSLLPEGTALLHLHWEEHLLRGIPSAAEVLLTVRHLAARLAAFRAAGGRILWTLHNAAPHEALDADAFLELRRAIAATAHRILLHSTEALTLLEAQVGPVAQKAFLLPHPSYLGVYEPEPGSAAPATGAGLLCFGKLRGYKRLDRVVERLPEAFLSGLGARITIAGESQPGDAALDALRAAQAGRATLDWDIRRIPEAETGGLFRAARAVVLDYDRPLSSGVALLALTFGRPLLAPRLPGLLEILPAEAHGLLFTPGSAEDMRRAARDVLTMPEAAHGALAAACLERARHYRPARISPILGAVYDAVRLEG; encoded by the coding sequence ATGAGCGGCACGGGCATCCCGGTGGTGAATGCCACCATCTATCAGGACAACCCCTATCACGGCCTGCTCCATGCCGGGCTGGCCGGGCGCTATGACGCGATTCGCGGCACGGTGGAGGACGCCTTTTCCCTTCTGCCGGAGGGCACCGCCCTGCTGCATCTGCACTGGGAGGAGCATCTGCTGCGCGGCATCCCGAGCGCGGCCGAGGTGCTGCTGACCGTGCGGCACCTGGCCGCGCGGCTGGCGGCATTCCGGGCGGCCGGCGGGCGCATCCTCTGGACGCTGCACAATGCCGCCCCGCATGAGGCGCTGGACGCGGATGCCTTCCTGGAGCTGCGCCGGGCCATCGCCGCCACGGCGCATCGCATCCTGCTGCACAGCACCGAGGCATTGACCCTGCTGGAGGCGCAGGTGGGGCCCGTCGCGCAAAAGGCGTTCCTGCTGCCGCACCCCTCCTATCTCGGCGTCTATGAGCCCGAGCCAGGGAGTGCCGCACCCGCCACCGGGGCCGGGCTGCTCTGCTTCGGCAAGCTGCGCGGCTACAAGCGGCTGGACCGTGTGGTGGAGCGGCTGCCGGAGGCGTTCCTGAGCGGGTTGGGGGCCCGGATCACCATCGCGGGCGAATCTCAGCCGGGCGATGCGGCGCTGGATGCCCTGCGCGCCGCCCAGGCCGGCCGCGCCACGCTCGACTGGGATATCCGCCGCATCCCGGAGGCTGAGACCGGCGGGCTGTTCCGCGCCGCCCGCGCCGTGGTGCTGGATTACGACCGGCCGTTGAGTTCGGGCGTGGCGCTGCTCGCGCTCACCTTCGGGCGGCCGCTGCTGGCGCCGCGCCTGCCCGGGCTGCTGGAAATCCTGCCGGCCGAGGCGCATGGGCTGCTGTTCACGCCCGGCTCCGCCGAGGATATGCGCCGCGCCGCGCGCGATGTGCTCACCATGCCCGAGGCTGCCCATGGCGCCCTGGCGGCGGCCTGTCTGGAACGCGCGCGGCATTATCGCCCGGCCCGGATCAGCCCGATCCTGGGCGCTGTCTATGACGCGGTGCGGCTGGAGGGCTGA
- a CDS encoding glycosyltransferase — MKSLRDITLPADSADAEMAFRLVLGRWPARASDLEAHLGRSLAEVLLHLLRSAEFRQKVLPRLQGDDTAPQTLLDPDLIAWVAQALGLSGARRWPTALAEWLRHPANLAALAQSEPGLAQALGGTVQRAGAGDWRQTLPHLLCGPAPPLPVTEGNCLAAARQMILSPAWREAVLAPLPGFAAIEAPPEWRALAEAQFLAPGKPPSGQAWAGLLLHLLTDRHSRLRLESALDWFECGAAEEAALPGLIALRDAVSQASAASPSPASSRPPSGHRQVQRALAMAEAGQRGEAIRLLRRLTTETPALAEAWLWLTELLASMDDLPGAHAALAEAARLDPPGDMVPQLAARLALREGQAASGSALPAEGPLRLALGFAPPEILAEALAPTPLALLGAPALQGRAWLLHAALARLPPPPAAPHALLCALARTAAAAGDALAARCFAEAALAQRPDEAETMLLRALAIRQAGDYQGAADALDQLLAAHPTHELAAERRFTFELDLCRADPLRPRARLEELLTQRRVVLHRKLALDPLSPALRLEHARLAIAGGQVAEARALLEALAEARPGWAPPIAALMYLAQDLTDHAGVLAAWARLPAEARGERAVIAAAKAMRLSGGIEAAQALLAEHLPRGDPGILREHARNHFFAGRFAEAALEAQAWLDAPVPDPEFGLLAMAIALEQRAPDAALRHAARLEATGVARSFPIEAPLFRCAALTQAGDWAAGLAALDGMFARYGARPLRRDAGLGGAALDQLRGAGPDPDGLVLDGPKISVVMTSFNSAAYLLTAVRSILEQSYRNLELIIVDDASSDATPALLREIEQRDPRVRVILKTTNDGTYVSKNIGLLHSTGAFVALQDSDDWSHPDRLACSVGMLLRRPDLIGLTTDWLRMTSEGEIIIKAGGQIAHLCCISLIFRRAAVMERIGFFDSVRVAADLEFIQRIGLAFGERAVPRLRWPLLVGRARADSLTASEEFGLGRTGFTTIRSDYHASAEAWHERIRAGEATPRLPFPLGTRRFAAHALILPG; from the coding sequence TTGAAGTCGCTCCGCGACATCACCCTCCCGGCCGATAGCGCCGATGCCGAAATGGCCTTCCGGCTGGTCCTGGGCCGCTGGCCGGCGCGCGCGAGCGACCTGGAGGCGCATCTCGGCCGCTCGCTGGCCGAGGTTCTGCTGCATCTTCTGCGCTCGGCCGAGTTTCGCCAGAAGGTGCTGCCCCGGCTGCAAGGCGATGACACCGCGCCGCAGACGCTGCTGGACCCTGACCTCATCGCCTGGGTGGCGCAGGCGCTGGGGCTCTCCGGCGCGCGGCGCTGGCCCACGGCCCTGGCGGAATGGCTGCGCCATCCGGCCAACCTCGCGGCGCTGGCCCAGAGTGAGCCGGGCCTCGCCCAGGCGCTTGGCGGCACGGTGCAGCGCGCTGGCGCCGGCGATTGGCGGCAGACGCTGCCACATCTGCTCTGCGGCCCCGCCCCGCCTCTGCCCGTCACGGAGGGCAATTGCCTGGCCGCCGCGCGGCAGATGATTCTCTCGCCCGCCTGGCGGGAGGCGGTGCTGGCGCCCTTGCCGGGGTTTGCGGCCATCGAGGCGCCGCCCGAATGGCGCGCCCTGGCCGAGGCCCAGTTCCTGGCACCCGGCAAGCCGCCTTCTGGCCAGGCTTGGGCCGGGCTGCTGCTGCATCTGCTGACGGATCGGCATTCGCGGCTGCGGCTGGAATCGGCGCTGGACTGGTTCGAATGCGGCGCGGCGGAGGAGGCGGCCCTGCCCGGGCTGATCGCCTTGCGGGATGCGGTGTCGCAGGCCAGCGCCGCATCACCCAGCCCCGCATCATCCAGGCCGCCATCGGGCCATCGGCAGGTGCAGCGCGCCCTGGCCATGGCCGAAGCCGGGCAGCGCGGCGAGGCGATCCGGCTGCTGCGCCGCCTCACCACGGAAACCCCTGCCCTGGCCGAGGCGTGGCTGTGGCTGACCGAGCTTCTGGCCAGCATGGACGACCTGCCCGGCGCCCATGCCGCCCTGGCCGAGGCCGCACGGCTGGACCCCCCCGGGGATATGGTGCCGCAGTTGGCCGCGCGGCTGGCGCTGCGCGAGGGCCAGGCCGCATCCGGGTCGGCGCTGCCGGCGGAGGGCCCCTTGCGCCTCGCCCTCGGCTTCGCACCGCCCGAAATCCTGGCCGAGGCCCTGGCCCCGACCCCCCTGGCGCTGCTGGGCGCGCCGGCGCTACAGGGGCGGGCATGGCTGCTGCATGCGGCCCTCGCGCGGCTGCCACCGCCGCCCGCCGCCCCGCATGCGCTGCTCTGTGCCCTGGCGCGCACCGCCGCCGCGGCGGGGGACGCCCTCGCCGCGCGGTGCTTCGCCGAAGCCGCGCTGGCGCAACGGCCGGATGAGGCGGAGACCATGCTGCTGCGCGCCCTCGCCATCCGCCAGGCGGGCGATTACCAGGGCGCCGCCGATGCGCTGGACCAGCTTCTGGCCGCCCACCCCACGCATGAGCTGGCGGCCGAACGGCGCTTCACCTTCGAGCTGGACCTCTGCCGCGCCGACCCGTTGCGCCCTCGCGCCCGGCTGGAGGAATTGCTGACGCAGCGGCGCGTCGTCCTGCACCGCAAGCTCGCGCTGGACCCGCTTTCCCCCGCGCTGCGGCTGGAGCATGCGCGTCTGGCCATCGCCGGCGGCCAAGTGGCGGAGGCGCGGGCGCTGCTGGAGGCGCTGGCCGAGGCCCGGCCCGGCTGGGCGCCGCCCATCGCCGCCCTGATGTATCTCGCGCAGGATCTCACCGACCATGCCGGCGTGCTTGCCGCCTGGGCGCGGCTGCCGGCGGAGGCGCGGGGCGAGCGCGCGGTGATCGCCGCCGCCAAGGCCATGCGCCTCTCGGGCGGGATCGAGGCCGCGCAGGCGCTGCTGGCGGAGCACCTTCCGCGGGGCGATCCCGGCATCCTGCGGGAGCATGCGCGCAATCATTTCTTCGCCGGCCGCTTTGCCGAGGCGGCGCTGGAGGCGCAGGCCTGGCTGGACGCACCCGTGCCCGATCCGGAATTCGGGCTGCTCGCCATGGCCATCGCGCTGGAGCAGCGCGCACCCGATGCCGCCCTGCGCCATGCGGCCCGGCTGGAGGCCACGGGCGTGGCGCGCAGCTTTCCGATCGAGGCGCCGCTGTTCCGCTGCGCCGCCCTCACTCAGGCGGGCGATTGGGCGGCCGGCCTCGCCGCGCTGGATGGCATGTTCGCGCGATACGGCGCGCGGCCGCTGCGCCGGGACGCGGGCCTGGGCGGCGCCGCCCTGGACCAGTTGCGCGGCGCGGGCCCGGACCCCGATGGCCTGGTGCTGGACGGGCCGAAAATCTCGGTGGTGATGACCAGCTTCAATAGCGCGGCCTATCTGCTGACGGCGGTGCGCTCCATCCTGGAGCAGAGCTATCGCAACCTCGAGCTCATCATCGTGGATGATGCGAGCAGCGACGCCACCCCCGCCCTGCTGCGCGAGATCGAGCAGCGTGACCCCAGGGTGCGGGTGATCCTGAAAACCACCAATGACGGCACCTATGTCAGCAAGAATATCGGCCTGCTGCATAGCACGGGCGCCTTCGTGGCGTTGCAGGATTCCGATGACTGGTCCCATCCGGACCGCCTGGCCTGCAGCGTGGGCATGCTGCTGCGCCGGCCGGATCTGATCGGCCTCACCACCGATTGGCTGCGCATGACGAGCGAGGGCGAGATCATCATCAAGGCGGGCGGGCAGATCGCGCATCTCTGCTGCATTTCGCTGATCTTCCGCCGCGCGGCGGTGATGGAGCGGATCGGGTTCTTCGACAGCGTGCGCGTGGCGGCGGATCTGGAATTCATCCAGCGCATCGGTCTGGCCTTTGGCGAACGCGCGGTGCCGCGGCTGCGCTGGCCCCTGCTCGTCGGCCGCGCCCGCGCCGACTCCCTCACCGCGAGCGAGGAATTCGGCCTGGGCCGCACCGGCTTCACAACCATCCGCAGCGATTACCACGCCAGCGCCGAGGCCTGGCATGAGCGCATCCGCGCCGGCGAGGCGACGCCGCGCCTGCCCTTCCCGCTGGGCACGCGGCGCTTTGCCGCGCATGCGCTGATCCTGCCCGGATGA